The segment CAGTCCTTCCGGCAAGCTGCCCGTGACCTTCCCGTTCGTGGGCAAGGGTTTTCTGGACAACCTGTCCGCGACCCAGTATCCGGGCGTGATCGTCGATGGCCAACAGACCGTCGAGTACACCGAGAAGCTCGACGTCGGTTACCGCTGGTACGACGCGGCGCAACGCAGCGGTGCCTGCCCGACAGCACCGGACGGCTCGAATGCCTGCGTGGCGTTCGCCTTCGGTCACGGACTTTGCTACACCACTTTCACCCGGTCTCGACCACACCTGACTGCGGACAACGACAGGATCACGGTATCGGTCGACGTCAGGAACACCGGCAGCGTGCCCGGCGCCGAGGTGGTCCAGGTCTACGTCGGTCTGCCCGCATCGGCCGATGCCGTTGGCGCCGCGCAACCGCCGAAACGCCTGGCAGGATTCAGCAAGGTCAACATCGCTGCCGGCGAGACCAGCACCGTCACGATCACGATCGATCCGGCAGCCCACCATCATCCGCTGGATGTGTACGACAAGCAGCTCTCACAGTTCGTCACGCCACACGGGGAGTTCGTCGTCTGGGTCGGAAACTCTTCCTCACCAGCTGACCTGGTGAAGGCCGGAAGCTTCAGGCGCTGATACGAGCAGGGCTTTTCCCAACCGGTCCTGGCGGGAGGTTGGATACCTTTCAGCCGCCACGTGGGGCCATGTCGGTTGAAACCCGACCTGCGTCAGGCGCCCGAGACCTGGCATGGATCCGTCCGTAGGTCGCCATTCATGGCGACAGGAATGCCGCTGCCGTTTCTGACGGGCTGAAGCCCGAGCCACAACACGTCGGCTTGCAACCCGACCTACGGGCGAGGTGATGTGGGCGCCAGGCCACATGAACGAACAGAGAAAGTGCAGGAAGGTTGGCGGAGAGAGAGTCCGCCATATATGGCACAGCACGACACACCGCGATACACGATTGACCCGCAGCAAAGCGCCTGTTTTACAGCATATTATTGCCCTGTACCGTCCCACCCTGTAGCATCTTGTGCAGCCCGTTATCGCGCCTATGTGGCGGGAAATTTGGCGGGAAAGTGGCGGGAGATCGGGAGCTTCGACATGGCGCGCAAGATTGGAAAAGACATGGTGCTTGGCAAACAAATTCGCACGGCTGCTGCGGGTGCGCATGTTCGCGTCGACAAGGGGCTATATCTGCACGTGCAAAGCCCGGACGCGCAATCGTGGCTGTTTCGGTACATGCTTCACGACCGCCGCCGTGAAATGGGGCTTGGATCGTATCCCGCCGTCACGCTGGCACTCGCCACGGCCGCCGCAGACGCCGCCAGAGCCTCGATTGCCATGGGCGTCGACCCGTTGGACCAACGAGCGGCGCAACAAGCCGTCGCGGCCGCTGCGCGTGCTCAGGCAGCCGCCCGCGCCGTCACTTTCGGCGCCTGCGCCGCCGATTACATCGCCACGCACCGGCTCGGCTGGAAGAACACCAAGCACGCCAGCCAGTGGGAAAACACGCTGCGCGACTACGCGATGCCCGTAGTAGGACACCTGCCAGTTGCAGACGTGGGAACCGGGCACCTGCTCGAAATTCTCGGGCCTATCTGGACCACGAAGCACGAAACGGCAAGCCGCGTACGCAACCGCATTGAATTGATTCTGGACGCTGCCAAGGCAAAGGGGCTGCGCGAAGGGGAGAACCCGGCCAGGCTGCGCGGGCACCTGGACAAGCTGTTGCCCAAGCGCCCGAAGGCTGACCGCACTGTGCGCCATCACCCGGCGCTGTCCTGGCGCGAGCTGCCCGCGTTCTGGGCTGACCTGTCCGCAGTGGCTGGCGTCGGAGCTGAAGCCCTGCGGTTTACGATTCTGACGGCCGCGCGCACGGGCGAGACCATCGGCGCAACTTGGGACGAGATCGACATCGAGGCGCGTACCTGGACGATTCCAGCCGTACGCATGAAGGCCGGCGCCGATCACCGCGTGCCGCTCAGTCCTGAAGCCGTGGAGATCCTGCAACGCCAACGCGACGCCCAAAGCGAGCGCACCACCTCAACGCCCTACGTGTTCGCGGGCAAGCAGCACAAGCCAATCAGCAATATGGCGATGGCAAAGGTGCTCGAACGCATGGGGCGCGACACCATCACCGTGCACGGCTTCCGTTCCACCTTCCGTGACTGGATCGCCGAAGCCACCAGCCACCCGAGAGAGCTTGCCGAAAAGGCATTAGCGCACAAGCTTGCAAGCGCAGTGGAAGCCGCCTATCAGCGCGCTGACGTGGTTGAGAAGCGGCGCGAAGTAATGTCCGAATGGTCGCGGTACGCAACCGGGCCATCGAGGGGGGCGAATGTGGTGCCGATGCGGCTTGGTGGTGCCTCAACGGCTTTACGGAACGCGTGGTAGCATCCGAATCTGCCGCGCCTACCCCGACGGGGGGAAAACGGGTAACCCTGCCCCGCCGGCGCGGCAATCCTTCCAGCAGGGACAGCACCGCAGGGGGCGTGCCGCATATGGCAAAGCCGAGGCGTTCGGCCATCGTTTCCAAGTTTCTCGAAGAGATCGAGCGTGATGGAACTGCGAGCCAGTCAACGCAACTTCGCCTGGCTGAGTACTTGAACAAAAGACGCAACGAACCGGGCAGACCGTACGAATGGAAACGCCCCGAGCATTTGCGCGCGTGGTATCACATCGCAACAAAGCATTTGGGCATGAAGCCGATGGTTGCTCAAGCGCTGGGCGCTGAAAAGTTCAAGTGTGATGAATCGACGATCCGCAGAGCTGACATGTACCCGGCCCGCTTTTTGACGATAACTGAACTGCCGGATGGGCGATGGCATGCCGAATCAGCCCCTGGAATGAATGCGCGGGACACGAAAACAAAAAAAATCCTTGCGTGGTTCGACTTGCGCGAAGAGTACCCGCACCTTCCAATTTTCAATTGGACATTCGACGCGGACGACTTCCAGTGAAGTGATGAGAGACTAAAAGTTGTGAATTAATATTATCGCCTAACGCGCGGAAGTTCTTCCTGCGCATGCTGGCAGCACCTCACAACAAAGGTGCTGCCAATGACCCAGCAAACCGCATTCTTCACCTTCACGCCCACCGTCGCCGAACGCGATGAGGCGGGCCTGCCGCGCAGATTCGAGGGCGTCGCCTACTCGGGGGGCGTCATTCCTCAATACGGGGCGCACGGCGACGTAGCCGTTGATCTGGCCTCACTGCAACTGCCGAACGCGCCTATCTTCGCCCTGGTCGATCACGACCCGGGCAAGCGTGCCGGAAAGCTCGGCGCGCGTCTCGCGGGCAACCAGGTGCTGGTGTCCGGTGAGTTCTTCACCGCGTCGGATGCCGGCAAGGAAGTCGCCGCGCTGTTTGCCGAGGGCGCGCCGTGGCAGCTATCAATCGGCATTCAGGCCGCCGTCGAGTCGGGCGAGCGTCGAAGTGTGACGCTGAACGGGCGCGCTCTTTCCGTCGACACCATTTTTCGCAACGCGAAGCTGCGCGAAGTGTCTTTCGTGCCTGTAGGGGCTGATCCAGAAACCAGCGTACACGCATTCCGTGCGGCCCGTGCTCAGGCACGCAACCCCTTTGCATCCATGCCCACTGATTCCCTGCTGGAACTCACCGGCTTTGTCGTGGCAAACGGTTACAGCGTGGACCGTGAACGGCTGATCGCGATGGCGCGAGCACAGGATTTTTCAACCCGCAACGGTGTGTCGTTCGACCTGGCGTTGCAGATAT is part of the Pseudomonadales bacterium genome and harbors:
- a CDS encoding tyrosine-type recombinase/integrase, producing MVLGKQIRTAAAGAHVRVDKGLYLHVQSPDAQSWLFRYMLHDRRREMGLGSYPAVTLALATAAADAARASIAMGVDPLDQRAAQQAVAAAARAQAAARAVTFGACAADYIATHRLGWKNTKHASQWENTLRDYAMPVVGHLPVADVGTGHLLEILGPIWTTKHETASRVRNRIELILDAAKAKGLREGENPARLRGHLDKLLPKRPKADRTVRHHPALSWRELPAFWADLSAVAGVGAEALRFTILTAARTGETIGATWDEIDIEARTWTIPAVRMKAGADHRVPLSPEAVEILQRQRDAQSERTTSTPYVFAGKQHKPISNMAMAKVLERMGRDTITVHGFRSTFRDWIAEATSHPRELAEKALAHKLASAVEAAYQRADVVEKRREVMSEWSRYATGPSRGANVVPMRLGGASTALRNAW